TCGAGACCCGAGGACTCGAGGTTACGTCTCAGGTCGCGGACCGCAGGGCCATAGCTCTCGACGGCGGCCACGTACGAGCAGCGTCGTGCCAAGGGTAGCGTGAAGGTGCCCGCTCCTGAGTAGAGGTCCATCGCGACGTCGTCATCGGCGGGTGCCAGCCCCTCGAGCACGAGCTCGACGAGCCTCTCGGCACCCTTCGTGTTGACCTGGAAGAACGATGGGGCCGAGAGGCGCATGTCCTCGCCGAGGACGCGCTCGTGCCAGGAGCCGGTGCCGGAGAGGCGCTCGACGCCGGCGATGCGGCGGGCCTTCTCGGGCCCTCGCGTCATGACCCGTACGACGGAGGTCGCCTTCACGGGTGCGAGGACGCGCGACGCCTGCCCGCGCGGGAATGCGCCGGAGGGGCCCCAGAGGGCGACCTCGACGTCACCGGTGGCATCCGAGGCCCGGATCCCCACGCGGTCGAGGGCGAGGTCGTGGCTCCCCGCCAGATAGGCGAGGGACCCCGAGACGGACTTGACCAGCTTGGAGTGGCTGTGCGAGAGGAGCGGGCAGGTCGTGACCTTGACGATGGAGTCGCTCGCGGCCGCATGCATGCCGACGAGGGCCCTACCGCCGCGGCGTTGGAAGGCGAGCTCCACCTTGTTGCGGTAGCCCCAGGCAGGTCCGGGGTCCTCGATGGGGCGCAGGACCTGGTCGACGAGCTCCTGCGGCAGGTGCCCGGTCCTCGTGAGGGCGTCCTCGACGTTGGCCTGCTTGGCCGCGAGCTGTGCGGGGCGCGCGAGGGATGCCCACGGGCAGCCGCCACAGACCGCGGAGAGTGGGCATGCGCTGGTGACACGGTCG
This genomic stretch from Atopobiaceae bacterium harbors:
- the rlmD gene encoding 23S rRNA (uracil(1939)-C(5))-methyltransferase RlmD, giving the protein MRLTCERMTYGCDAIAHTDGGKTVFVSGGLAGDVVDATITSDGKSFSRARVDSVVQPSPDRVTSACPLSAVCGGCPWASLARPAQLAAKQANVEDALTRTGHLPQELVDQVLRPIEDPGPAWGYRNKVELAFQRRGGRALVGMHAAASDSIVKVTTCPLLSHSHSKLVKSVSGSLAYLAGSHDLALDRVGIRASDATGDVEVALWGPSGAFPRGQASRVLAPVKATSVVRVMTRGPEKARRIAGVERLSGTGSWHERVLGEDMRLSAPSFFQVNTKGAERLVELVLEGLAPADDDVAMDLYSGAGTFTLPLARRCSYVAAVESYGPAVRDLRRNLESSGLDNVDAVGGDADREFPDEDADVIVVDPPRAGLAPHVVEQLSATGARAIAYVSCDPATLARDLARFREAGTFEPVSLTPVDLFPQTFHVECVTILARAQH